The window GAGATTATTCTCCTTTGCACTGCCAAAGCCATGGATAAAAATAATAAAAGGCAGCTGTTCCGCTTGTAGGTGCTCATCAATCACATGCAGGACGGGAATACTGTTAACTACTTCCTTATTTATGCCAATCAAACGAAAAACCCTCCCACACATTTGGATTATATCGGATTTTAAATCCGTTTGGTGTGAATTTTTTTACACCTTGGCTGTTTTATTGGTAACATGTTGTTTATAGACGCTGTAACAAATGTCACCACTAGTTTATCATTTTTACAGCGGGAATCATAAAAAATACCCTTATATAAAAAGTTTGCACTAAGAAGGAGCTGCCATGACAGAAAAACACTTGATTGCACTTGATTTGGATGGAACGCTGCTAACGGATGATAAGGTTGTCTCCGATAAAACGAAAAATGTTCTGGCGAAGGCAAGAGAAGAAGGCCATATTGTGATGATTTCAACAGGCCGGCCGTATCGTTCAAGCGAGATGTATTACCATGAGCTTGGTCTTGACACCCCAATCGTCAATTTCAATGGCGCCTTCGTGCATCATCCTCTCGACCAAACGTGGGGAGCGTATCATACCCCACTCGATATTAAGGTTGCAAAAGATATTGTTGAGGCATGCAGGAACTTTACATTCCATAATATTATTGCCGAAGTTATTGATGATGTATATTTCCATTACCATGATGAAAAACTGATTGACCTGTTCACGTGGGGAAATCCAAAAATCACGTCAGGGGACCTTGCCCAAAAGCTTGAGGACTCCCCTACTGCGATGCTAATCCACAGCGAGGAAGAGGATGTTAAAAAAATCCGTGCCCATCTAAGCGAGGTGCATGCCGAGGTCATTGACCACCGCAGCTGGGCGGCTCCATGGCATGTTATTGAAATTATAAAAACCGGGATGAATAAAGCTGTCGGAGTAAAGCGTGTTGCAGATTATTATGGAATTCCAAAAGAGCGGGTCATCGCCTTTGGAGACGAAGATAATGACCTTGAAATGATTGAGTACGCTGGTAAAGGTGTAGCGATGGGTAACGCAATCGATGCACTTAAAACACTCGCCAAGGATATTACCCTGACCAATCAGGAAGATGGAATAGGCGTGTACCTTGAGAATGCTCTAAATTTGAAAACAAAAATCTATTAGATTTACCCTTGCCCTGCCATAATTGGCCGGGCTTTTTTCTTGTTTAAAAAGTCATTCTGTCATCGTTTTCCTATATAGGGAGTGCCCTATAAGCACATACTAACATTGAAACAGCTTGTCTGTTTCAAACTGTAAGCTCATAAATGGAGGGATACCGAATGGGTCGACGATCAAGGCGTTTTGTAAAGCAAGGGTCGGATTCAGTATCGAGGCATAGCCAGCGCATCCCGTACCATATGACGTTTGCCGAAGCCGAGGAACGCAAATTGGCAGATAACCGTGAGTCCTCGAACGGAGGTATATAACACATGGCCAATCAGCTTTTTCAACAGGCAAGGCATTTTACAGCAACTGCTCTGACTGCACCAACTGAAGGAAGGCAGGAAGCCATAGCCAAAGCGAAAAACGCTCTTAGCTCTGCATATGCCAACTCCACCAGGGCTGAGCAGATTCAGCTTGGCGAAATGCAATCAAGGCTTGATAACCTCGAATAACATAATTGCATGATGCAGCTAGCTGTACGTCAAATATGAGCAAAGGAAAAGCCGGGATATCCGTCCCGGCTTTTTCTGTCTAGCTCCACAAGGAAAGCTTCCCCAAAAATTGTATCGCACGAAATTACGCGTTAGCTCACAGGAGGAGCGCCTAGCCAGCGCTTTTCTTATTGATTGGTACCTTTAAATTGCTGAAGGACAATGGCCACAGGTTCTCCTGTTATTGAACCTCCAGGATTCTTTTCATACAAGTTTAGAATGAGTGTTCCGTTTTTTGGAAGCTTATTTGCAGGTATCGTCAGTGTTAATTCGAATTGTGCCCATTCAGGATATTTACTCCCCGAAACAACCTTCATCTCTTTAATCAGCTGATTGTGTCCATCCTCAACTGTATAAAAGAATTCCCCTGTCCGGGGCCTGGCCTTGCCAGAAACCGTATAACTGCCGTTTGAACCAGTTACTTTAATGGTATGAAAGACAGTGTTTTCAGACGGTTCTTCTGAACGTAGGTTGTCTCCGATTCCTGGAACCTGAATTTCTGTTTGCGCCTTCATTCCTTCAGGATTTACTTGCTTGCCATTGAACTTTACAGCTTTAATATGAACTGCTGCTTTATACAGTCCCTCTGGAACCCGTATTCCGTCCGCCGAATAGTTCCAAACATCCTTCCATTCCTTCGTCCCTCCTGCTGGAACTGTTACATTCTGGAATGCCTGGAGAAAGGCTTTACCTTTCGAGGAGGAGTACACTTCACTTCCATTCTTATCAAGAACCAAGACTTCATAAAACTCCGAGGTTGGAAATTCAAGTTTTGCTGGCCTGTCGGTAGGATTAAAGAGAATGATGCGGAATTGTGCAGCCTCCGCCCCAGGTTCGGCCTTGATTGATACTGTAACACCTGGTTCCGGGTTCTCTTGATTTTGGATAACTGGAATCCAGGCAGACAGAAGCAGCCAGGAAGCGATTAGCAGATTCATGATGATCCCTCCATATTTTCAAATTGACACCATTCATAGGTTCTTTTTTATAGGCCAAAAAAATACATCAGTCCCGCCGAAATAATCCCAGTACGGCGGTGGTGGGCATAATATTGGTAAAAGCATTAGGGTCTATTTCTTTAATAATCCGTTCAAGATCGAATAACTCATAACGGGTAATCACAACCATGAGGATTTGCTTGTCTTCATTTGTAAAAGTCCCTTTGGCTGGAATTTCAGTGATTCCTCTTACTAGGGTTGATTGGATCGTTTTGCTTAACTCTTGGCTTTTTTTCGAAACAATTAGCGCCGTCAGTTTCTGGGCCCGTGTGTGAATCGCATCTATCACTCTTGTGGAAGCATAAAGGTTCACAAGGGTATATAAGGCTTTTTCCCAGCCAAATAAATATCCAGCCGACAAAGTGATGATTGAATTTAGAGCGAAAATATAGATTCCAACCGGTTTGTCCTTTACCCTGGAGAGGACCATTGCAATGATATCGAGTCCCCCTGTTGAAGCGCCCCATTTTAACGTAATGCCAATGCCAACTGCAGCAATGACTCCACCGAAAACCGCATTCAGAAGGATATCATTGGATATATGCCTTACCGGGATGAGTTCAAGGAAAAAAGACATAAGGACAACACTGATAAAGCTGTAAATCGTGAAGGACCTCCCTACCTTTTTCCAAGCAAGGATGGTAACTGGGATATTCAATATAAGTACCAATAAGCCTGTTGAGATTTCAAAAGGTGTAATTCCGGTAAGAATCCTTGAAAGCAGCTGTGCGGCACCCGTAAATCCAGAAGCATACACATCGGCTGGAATTAAAAACAAATTCATGCCGATTGCATTAAGCAAGGCACCGATGATGACAATGAACAGTTTCTTTGTATGAAGCCAATTCATTCGTTCAGCCCCTTTCCATACTTACCTGTATAGTTCCCGTTTTCAGCTAAATATGTCCAAACTTCATTGTATTTTTTAGGTGAAACCGATAAACTGAAGAAAGAGAACAAGTTTGAAAGCAGGTGATAGTATGGCAGTAAGACTATTTGCGGACAGCGCATGTGATTTGCCACTGGCTTTTTATGAAGAGAATGGGGTCGGCCTTTTCCCATTGAAGGTCCTTCTTGACGGTGAAGAATACGAGGATGTGCGGACCATTTCCCCAAAAACAGTATTTGAAGCGATTCGAAACGGCAAGATGCCAAAGACATCCCAGGCCTCGCCTGCTGGTTTCGAAAAAGCATTTACCGAAATGGCAGAAAATAAGGAAGATGGAATATACATAGCGTTTTCATCCCAGCTCTCCGGTACTTACCAGACAGCAGTCATGGTCCTCGAACAGGTGAAAGAAAAATATCCTGATTTCAGACTGTCCATTGTGGACACAAAAAATGCTTCTCTCGGATATGGTCTTATTGTCCTTGGAGCAGCTAAACTCGCAGCGTCAGGGGCATCAAAAGAAGAAATTCTTGCCGATGTAGAATTCCGAAGCAAGCATATGGAAAGTTTGTTTACAGTCGAAGACCTCGATCATTTGGCAAAAGGCGGCCGTGTTTCAAAAGCGTCAGCATTCCTTGGAGGACTTTTGAATATTAAACCGCTGCTGAATGTTGAGGACGGCAAGCTTGTCCCGATCGAAAAAATTCGCGGTAAGAAAAAGCTATTGCGCCGTGTCGTTGAAGTGATGGGAGAGCGCGGACAGAATTTAAATCAGCAGGTAATAGGCATCAGCCACGCCGATGACCTTGAAACCGCAAATGAAATGAAGCAAATGATTGTTGATGCATATAGCCCGAGGGAAGTCTATATTACCGACATCGGCTCGGCAGTGGGCGCACATACAGGACCTGGAACTATTGCGATTTTCTTTCTGAATGAGCTCCGCCGTTCCTAATTTTTTTTGTAAAAGCGTTCTGCATACTCCTTTCCGGTTCTACAGACACTAAGTCTGTATTATCTGGAAAGGAGTTTTTACTATGCCCCACACATCAGACAATGACAAAAAAGCAAAAGACAATAACGCACTCCGCCACGAAAAAAACATGATGCGCGAAAAGAACCGTAAAGCCGGCAGGGATTCGTATTCCAAGAAGACCGATCATTTATAGTTAAGGAAGGCCCGGATATACGGGCCTTTTTTTTTTATACTCTGATTAGTACTAGAAAGTACTATTCACCAAAGCTGCACTTTTTCACTACACCTAACATGCACATAGTATTTTTTCACTAGCATTACTCAGAGACTCACTAGTCACATGCTATAAAAATGTAGTAATACTCTGAGTAGTACTAGAAAGTACTATTCATCAAAGCTGCACTTTTTCACTAAATCTAACCTGCAGGATGGCAATTTTTCACTAGGATTACTCAGAGACTCACTAGTCATACGCAATAAAAATCTAGTAATACTCTGAGTAGTACTAGAAAGTACTATTCATCAACGCTGCACTTTTTCACTACACCTAACATGCAGGATGGTAATTTTTCACTAGCATTACTCAGAGACTTACTAGTTACACCTTGCGAAAATATAGTAACACTGACAAACATCACATTGTATTTTCCTAATACAAATACTGAATACAGCACTTTTTAACCAACGAATATCCGTAAAAAAGCCGAACCCATAAATTGGATCCGGCTGCAACCTGCGCTTATTGTTCCTTTTTATACGTCCAGGCGCCTTCCTGATACACTTTGCCATCCTTCATTAATTTTCCAAGCGCCCGCTTGAATGCGCCTTTGCTCATCCCGAAACGCTCCTTGATATCATCAGGCTGGCTTTTATCGGTAAACGGCATCGCGCCATTACGAGACAGAAGGTAATCAAAGATGGATTCAGCATCATCTTCAAGTGAATCCTGTTTCCGCGCAAGCAAGGATACATTTACGGAACCATCCTCTTTTACATCAATGATCCGCCCTTCAACTTTTTGCCCGAGACGCGGTTCTTCGGCACGCTGTGATTCATGAATGAAGCCCCTGAAACCTTCGAGTGTATGGATCCAGCTTCCTACCTTCGCGGTCCTGTAAATATGACCCTGCACATTTTTATTAAAATCAGAGCGTGTTGCTTTTGCTGAAATCTCCTGGATGACTGGATCTGTTGCAAGCTTCGCATATAGCCTGTACTGGCGATTCACTCGGATTGTGGCATAAACCATATCCCCCACTATCGGCCAGATGGACTTGTGCGCTGGCAAATCCTCTTCGCCCAGCAAAATGTCCTTCTGGATACCGATATCCAGGAACACACCAATGCCTGGTTTTGTATCAACAACCTTCAGCCAGGCATACTCGCCTGCTTTAATCGAAGGCATTTTAGAGGTCGCGACCACCCGTCCATGAGCATCGGGGTATAGGAAAACCTCGACTTTGTCCCCTTCCTCATATTCTGACTCAGCTTCATTGCTGTGAAGCAGCACATCCTCTTCTCCATCGGTCAAAAAGAACCCGTAAGCTGCTTTCCTTGCAACATCCAATGTTACTATTTGTCCTACCTGTTCAATTAAAGCCATTATTGTACCTCCATCTATTTCTTCTGGGACCTGGTACGGCCGTTTGGCACTATCCCTCTCTTTTGCCATCTATTGTTTCACCTTCTATATTCTACTATAATGGAACATGGAAAGAAAAATCGTATCGGAGGTATTTCATGTCAAAAGATAGCTCATTTGATATTGTATCCAAAGTTGATTTTGAAGAAGTCAAAAACGCCTTAACTGCAACTGCCAAAGAAATCTCAACTCGCTATGACTTCAAAGGATCGAAAAGCCAGGTAACGCTGGATAAGGAAGAGCTTGTGCTTGTCTCTGATGATGAATACAAGCTGGGCCAGCTGAAGGATGTTCTGATTAGCAAACTGATCAAGCGCGGCGTGCCGATCAAGAACCTTGATTATGGAAAAATCGTGGGTGCCTCTGGCGGAACAGTTCGCCAGCGTGCAAAGCTTGTTCAGGGTATCGACAAAGACAATGCCAAGAAAATCAATACGCTTATTAAAAATAGCGGCCTTAAGGTGAAAAGCCAAATTCAGGATGACCAAATCCGTGTAACGGCAAAAAGCCGTGATGACCTGCAGAGAATCATTGCCGCAGTCAAGGAAGCTGACCTCACAGTTGATGTTCAATTCCTTAATTACCGCTAAATGTATTGTGTACAACCGGGATAAAATGTCCCGGTTGTTTTTATCTTTTTTTGACCTGTAAGCGGGCAGTTTTTTGAGGTCTCCATAAAATTACCTCTATAGCCGAAGATCAATTTTTAAGCATTACTCTTTTAAATACCCCAAAACTTTCCCTTCAATAGCCGATTTATCCAGTGCTTCGAAATATCTTGAGTCCGCCCCCCTAAACCAGTCATCACTCAGCACGAATACTAACTGACCCCCCCCTTCTTGATGAAGGTGGGCTAGCCACTTTTTTTCCGCCTGTTCCCGCCTTCATTAGCCGAATGAAGGTGGGCTAGCCACTTTTTTCCCGCCAAATGAAGGTGGGCTAGCCACTTTTTTCTGCCTGTTCCCGTCTTCATAAGCCGAATGAAGGTAGGCTAGCCACTTTTTTTCCGCCTGTTCCCGCCTTCACAAGCAAATTGGAAACATGCTCAATCCTAAAATTAGAGCTCTTCCGTTTTTTTCCACGTTAGTATTTGCCTTAAAAAAGGAAATATGGGGGTAGGACTAATTTTAGGAGGCTGATACGATGAACGAAGAAAAACTTCCAAAGAAGTTCCCGCCACAGGAACAGGAACACCAGCCTGGGGTTGAGGGAAAAATGGATCCGGAACCGATTTCGGTTGACCCTAACTACAAGGGCAGCGGAAAATTGAAGGACAAGGCTATCCTGATTACGGGCGGCGATAGCGGTATTGGTAAATCAGCGGCGATTTATTTTGCCAAGGAAGGCGCGGATGTAGCGATTGTTTATCTCGATGAAACATCAGATGCCGATGATACACGGCGCCAGATTGAGGATGAAGGGAGAAAATGCCTGCTTATCCCTGGTGATGTTGGCAATGAGTCATTTTGTAAGGTCGCTATTGAAAAGACAATTGAGACGTTCGGCAAGCTTGATGTCTTAGTGAACAATGCTGCGGAACAGCATCCGCAGGACAGCTTGCTCGACATTTCATCGGAGCAGCTTGAAAAGACATTCCGTACCAATATTTTCTCAATGTTTTATTTAACTAAGGCAGCTCTGCCACACTTGAAAAAAGGGGCTTCCATCATAAATACTGCTTCTGTGACGGCTTATGAAGGAAATCCAACACTTATTGATTATTCATCCACAAAGGGCGCGATTGTTTCCTTTACCCGTGCACTTTCCAATTCTGTTTCCAAAGATGGAATCCGTGTGAATGGTGTTGCGCCAGGTCCGATTTGGACGCCGCTCATCCCGGCAACATTCGATGCAGAAAAAGTTGCCAAGTTCGGGTCTGATACGCCAATGGGCCGCGCAGGACAGCCATTTGAACTTGCACCAGCCTATGTATTCCTGGCTTCCGATGATTCTTCCTATATTAGCGGACAAGTCCTCCATATTAACGGAGGAAAGGTCTTAAACGGATAACCACTAATTCACGAACAAGCCGCCCCACAAGGAGCGGCTTGTTTATATTTTTGATAAAATAATTCTTTCCCCGCTTGGCCCAGCCGAGGAGCTTCTTTCGACCAGATGATGCTTGATAATAATCCGCTTCGTCGGTTCTTCTGGCTTTTTGATCATTTGAATCAAGCTTCTGGACGCCTGGAAACCAAGTTCGAAGATATTGATATCGACTGAAGTGAGCGGCGGCCGGGCCATTTCTGCCAATAGGACATTGTTGAAGCTGACGACCGATATATCCTCAGGAACCCGGACACCCAGCTCATCCAGCATATTGAGAACACCCAGTGCCATGAAATCATCGGCAACAAGCATGGCCGTTGGCTGGTCAGTGTGTTCCATTAGTTCACGGACTGCCTCCATGCCGCCTTCCCGGAGGAATTCTTCATGGGAAACATATTCCGTCCTTAACTTAATGCCGAATCCCTCAAGGGCAAGCTTGTATCCATTCAGGCGGTCAATCGTGACAACGAGATCTTGGCTACCTCCAATAAACGCTATTTTCTGGTGGCCGAGTTCAATCAGGAATTCTGTTGCCTGTTTAGCTGCCTGGACATTGTCATTGTCTACATGGGTGATCTGTCCAACATCTTTATATGGCTTGCCGACAACCACAAACGGAAAATCACGTTCCATTAGATAATTAATGACTTTGTCCTTCACCTTCGAATATAGAAGGACGACACCATCGACACGCTTTCCCTGTACCATGTGAATTACCGCATCGAGGATTTCTTCATCCGTTCCTCCAGTGGTCATCTGAAGCGCATAATTTTTTGCCCTTGCCCCTTCGCTAATCCCTTGAAGGACGACAGGGAAAAATGGGTTCTGAAAACCAACATCAGCGGATGGCATGATTACACCTATTGCCTGTGTTGACTGGCTAGCCAGGCTCCTTGCGATAAAGTTTGGATGGTAGCCAAGCTTCTCCATAGCTTCTTTTACTTTTTGCTTTGTCTTCTCACTAATTCTGGGATTGTTGGCAATTACCCTCGAAACCGTTGAAGGGGCCACATTTGCCATTTTGGCTACATCTTTAATTGTAACGGCCATCTTACTCACCCCTTTCCAAAAGAAAATATCTAAAAATACACTATTTGCTGACAATACTATTTTTCAATAATTATAAACGAAATGCTATCGTTTTTGCCGTTTCTTCAAAGGATTTTTTTATCTGGCCATCCAACTTCATTGAAACTTCACCTTCAATACCGTGGATAACCAATTCGATTTCATTCCAGACAGGTTTGAAGCTTCCATCGTCGGTAAATGAAACCGAAACGATATTATTCCTCTGCTCAAAGGCAAACCTGCGTTTTATATAGCATCCTTCTTCATAACTGAATGTACTGCCATCATCATCGTAAACTTCCAATTCACTAAAAGAGCCTTCCTTATAATAAAGATGGATAATAAGCCGCTGATCTGGAAGAGATGCGGATAGCTTTGCATCCGTAAGCGCGAGAGCCGTTCCCTTTTTTATAAAAATCGGAAGTGTTTCAATCCCGGCGCTTGCAAGATGATGTGTCCCGCCTTGAACAGGTTGGTCAGTCCAATAATCCACCCAATCTCCTTCTGGCAGGTACACAGCCCTGCAAACCGCTCCCGGCTGCATGACTGGTGCAATAATGACGTTGTTTCCAAGCATAAACTGGTCAGAAATATTCCAGGTTTGCGGGTCGTCCGGATATTCCATCAGCAACGGCCTCATGACAGGTACTCCCGTTGCGTTAGCCTCCGCAAACAAGGTGTAAAGCTGGGGCATCCACTCATAGCGAAGGCGGATATAGCTCTTAATGATCTCTTCATATTTTTCCCCGAATGACCACGGCTCCTGCCTGACCGATCCAAGAACAGAATGATTCCTAAAGTAAGGAGTAAAAGCTCCCACCTGCATCCATCGTGTCAGGAGTTCTCCATTTGAATCGTGGGCAAACCCGCCAACATCCGGGCCGGCCAGCGGGACACCAGACAGGCCTAGATTCATGACCATAGGCAGAGACATTTGCAGATGCTCCCAAAAGCTGCGGTTATCCCCGGTCCAAACCGCGGCATAGCGCTGGATGCCGGCAAAGCCTGCTCTCGTCAGAACGAAGGTGCGCTTTCCCTTAAGCAGGTTTTTCATTCCATTATAAGTAGCTTCCGCCATCCTTAATCCGTACACATTATGAAGTTCTTTATGGGTTTTGGGGTTTCCATCGTTCTTATGGATGACATTCAGATCCATTGTTTTCGTCTCATTAAAAACCGCCGGCTCATTCATGTCGTTCCATATGCCTTCGATTCCTTTTTCAGTATAGAAATTATGCAGCTCTCCCCACCAGTCACGAACCTTTTTCTCCGTAAAATCTGGGAATGCGCTTGTTCCTGGCCAAACATCGCCGAAGTAAATATCACCTTCAATGTATTTGCAGAACTGGTCCATCCGTACCCCTTCAGCATACACCCCATATTCAGGATCCTTTTTTACCCCGGGGTCTACAATCGGGACAAGCTGGATGCCATCTTCCCGCAAATCATCAGCGAGTTTTTTCAAGTCTGGGAATCGCTCCTTGTCCGTTGTGAAAACTCTGTACTCATTCATATAATGTATATCAAGATAAATAGCATCGAGCGGAATGCCTTTTTCCTTAAAAAGCCGGGCAAGCCTTCTTACTTCCTGCTCGGATTCATAGCTATACCGGGATTGGTGATAGCCAATTGCCCATTTCGGCGGAAGCGGCATCCGCCCAGTCAATTTCGTATACTGTTCCATGACTTCTTTAGGCGTTGGCCCAGACAGTATATAATAGTCAAGCTGTCCCCCTTCGGCAGCAAATGAATAAGTTTTTCCATCGGTACCAAGATCAAACAACGTTCTGAATGTATTATCAAAGTAAACACCAAACGTTTGGCCACCCGTTAAAACCATGAAAAATGGAATAGACTGATAGAGTGCATTTGTTTCAGGATTGTGTGGTGCAAAAACATCACTATTCCACATAACAAGCTTCTCACCACGCTTGTTGAGATGGCCAGTTTTTTCGCCAAATCCATAAAACTGCGCATCTTCATTAAGCCTTTTCACACATTTAACTTCCTTATTATAAGAAGTATACATTCCGCCTGGCGTTTCTTCGGCAAGCACTGCGCCGTTCGAGTCCTCAACCTTAATCCTCAGCGGCGATTTTTCTATGATAATTTTCAATTCTGGAGTAGATAAGTTAAAACGATCATCTTCCTCGTTAAAGGTTACGTTTGTTTCTTCGCCCTGGAAAGTTACGGCCGGACTTGTTTCCTCTGAAGCATTATCGGAAAAGTTGGCTATGACTCGTACAGTTTTTTCATTATAAAATTTAATTTTCACAAACCCATTTTCAGCCTTCATTTCAAGCCCATGCTTCAATACTGTTTGCTCCACTACATTGCCGATATCGATGTTCTTAACAGCTAGTTCGGCCGTTTTCTTGCCTGGCTGTATTGCAAAACTTGTATCCAGCATTAACACCACTCCCAAATTTAAACATTCTGTTGTTTTTTTCTACTTTTGATAAAAAGTAATGCCATACCCACACCTAAAATGGCTGCAAAACCGATTAAATAAGGCGTTCTATTAAAGCTCTCCTCTTCCAATGAATACATTTCAGCTCCTCCACTACCAACCGGGATGCTGTATCCATCGCTATCGGAAGAAATAGATTGATTGTCGAGTAATCCTTGGAGGGATTTGTTTTCACCCAGCTTTTCAATAGGAATTTTGACAGTTTGGTCACTGGATGTATTATTGATTGCTATAATAGTTGTTTCGGCATTGTATTGTCTTTTAAAAATTGCCATGCCGTCTTTCTCGTGTAACTTTTCCAGGGTTCCTCTTGTAAGAGAAACACGTTCTTTCCTGAGTTCCCCAAGCCGGGAAATATAGTCAATCAGTCCATTTTCAACAGTGAAATCCATTTCCCTGCGGTTGTCCGGATCATTCGTCCCATCCAAGGCTATTTCGCTGCCGTAGTAGATGATTGGGATTCCAGGTGCTGTATACATATAGGTAAGCGCAAGCTTCCAGCGGGAAACCGGGTCTTCCTTTGCCAGCAATGCTTCTCGTGTAAAACGGACCATGTCATGATTATCAATGAATGTTCCCATCAGAAATGGGTCTTCATACAATACTTTGTTTCTTGCGGCTGTTGAAAAAAGCCAGTCCAGCGTCTGATCCGGTTTGGCAAATGCCTCCCGAAGCTGCTCGTGAAGCGGGAAATCAACGAACCCATCAATCCCGGCCTTATCATATTGGGCGATATAATTCGGATCATCCGTCCATACCTCGCCAATTAGATAGAAATCCTCTTTCTGTGCCTTTACCTCTTTTGAAAACTCTTCCCAGAAGCTGACGGGTACATGGCGGACCGTATCAAGGCGGTAGCCGTCTATCCCTGTTTCGGTAATCCACCATTTGGCCGCATCAAGCAAGTAGTTTTTTACAGCCGGATTATCTTGATTAAAATCCGGAAGATCATATAGCCAATTATTCTCAAGCTCCTCCTGGCTTTCCCAATTAACAATAGGTTTCTTGACATGGAACCAGCCTGCTTTATCAGGGTCGTTTTGCCATGGATGGCTTGGGCCGACATGGTTGACAACAAAATCAAGAATGATTTTGATATCACGCTTATGCGCTTCCTCTACCAGCTTCTTAAACTCACTAATCGTTCCGAAATGTTCATCGGTTTTGTAAAAATCATTAATCCAATAGCCATGGTAGCCACCGTCTTCATTATCAAAAACTGGTGTCAGCCAGATGGCTGTGAAACCCATATTCTTTATATAATCCAATTTGTCGATTATTCCTTTAAAGTCACCGCCATGATAAGCCTTTGGGTCATCAGGATTGGCATTAAAATCATTATTCGCATCACCGTTGCTGAACCTGTCAACCATCAGGAAGTAAATAGTCTCGTCCTGCCACTGCCTCTCAGCCTTTTCGGCAGCTTGAACCGGTAATGCACCAAGGGCAAAACAGATTGCCAATAGCAGAATTGCAGCTTTTTTCCCCATAGTGTTTCTCCTCTTTTTGCGCAACTTGTATGAACGTGAAATGCTTGGGAAATTCAAAGATCCTTGTTTTTTCATTCAGAAATATGCTTTAAAAAAGGGAAGGAGGCTTCCCCCCTTCCCTACGTGTTTTCCATTAAAGGTGCCGGGCAGCCTAACACTTATCGGCTAGCCTTATTACCCTTTTGTTCCGCCTGCTGTCAGGCCGGATACGAAGAAACGCTGGAAGGACAGGAACAATATCGCGATCGGTACCGCAATTAGTACAGCCCCGGCTGCAAATGTTGTAAACTCGGCGCCAAATTGCTTGGCAACCATGTCGTAAAGCCCAACAGCAAGGGTATATTTTGTTTCTGTCCTAAGCAGGATACTCGCGATGATAAAGTCACCGAATGGGGCAATAAAAGCGAAAAGAGCAACAACTGCAATAATTGGAGTTGCCAGCGGCATAACAAT is drawn from Bacillus sp. FJAT-18017 and contains these coding sequences:
- a CDS encoding LacI family DNA-binding transcriptional regulator: MAVTIKDVAKMANVAPSTVSRVIANNPRISEKTKQKVKEAMEKLGYHPNFIARSLASQSTQAIGVIMPSADVGFQNPFFPVVLQGISEGARAKNYALQMTTGGTDEEILDAVIHMVQGKRVDGVVLLYSKVKDKVINYLMERDFPFVVVGKPYKDVGQITHVDNDNVQAAKQATEFLIELGHQKIAFIGGSQDLVVTIDRLNGYKLALEGFGIKLRTEYVSHEEFLREGGMEAVRELMEHTDQPTAMLVADDFMALGVLNMLDELGVRVPEDISVVSFNNVLLAEMARPPLTSVDINIFELGFQASRSLIQMIKKPEEPTKRIIIKHHLVERSSSAGPSGERIILSKI
- a CDS encoding SDR family oxidoreductase; the protein is MNEEKLPKKFPPQEQEHQPGVEGKMDPEPISVDPNYKGSGKLKDKAILITGGDSGIGKSAAIYFAKEGADVAIVYLDETSDADDTRRQIEDEGRKCLLIPGDVGNESFCKVAIEKTIETFGKLDVLVNNAAEQHPQDSLLDISSEQLEKTFRTNIFSMFYLTKAALPHLKKGASIINTASVTAYEGNPTLIDYSSTKGAIVSFTRALSNSVSKDGIRVNGVAPGPIWTPLIPATFDAEKVAKFGSDTPMGRAGQPFELAPAYVFLASDDSSYISGQVLHINGGKVLNG
- a CDS encoding alpha-amylase family glycosyl hydrolase produces the protein MGKKAAILLLAICFALGALPVQAAEKAERQWQDETIYFLMVDRFSNGDANNDFNANPDDPKAYHGGDFKGIIDKLDYIKNMGFTAIWLTPVFDNEDGGYHGYWINDFYKTDEHFGTISEFKKLVEEAHKRDIKIILDFVVNHVGPSHPWQNDPDKAGWFHVKKPIVNWESQEELENNWLYDLPDFNQDNPAVKNYLLDAAKWWITETGIDGYRLDTVRHVPVSFWEEFSKEVKAQKEDFYLIGEVWTDDPNYIAQYDKAGIDGFVDFPLHEQLREAFAKPDQTLDWLFSTAARNKVLYEDPFLMGTFIDNHDMVRFTREALLAKEDPVSRWKLALTYMYTAPGIPIIYYGSEIALDGTNDPDNRREMDFTVENGLIDYISRLGELRKERVSLTRGTLEKLHEKDGMAIFKRQYNAETTIIAINNTSSDQTVKIPIEKLGENKSLQGLLDNQSISSDSDGYSIPVGSGGAEMYSLEEESFNRTPYLIGFAAILGVGMALLFIKSRKKQQNV
- a CDS encoding glycoside hydrolase family 31 protein is translated as MLDTSFAIQPGKKTAELAVKNIDIGNVVEQTVLKHGLEMKAENGFVKIKFYNEKTVRVIANFSDNASEETSPAVTFQGEETNVTFNEEDDRFNLSTPELKIIIEKSPLRIKVEDSNGAVLAEETPGGMYTSYNKEVKCVKRLNEDAQFYGFGEKTGHLNKRGEKLVMWNSDVFAPHNPETNALYQSIPFFMVLTGGQTFGVYFDNTFRTLFDLGTDGKTYSFAAEGGQLDYYILSGPTPKEVMEQYTKLTGRMPLPPKWAIGYHQSRYSYESEQEVRRLARLFKEKGIPLDAIYLDIHYMNEYRVFTTDKERFPDLKKLADDLREDGIQLVPIVDPGVKKDPEYGVYAEGVRMDQFCKYIEGDIYFGDVWPGTSAFPDFTEKKVRDWWGELHNFYTEKGIEGIWNDMNEPAVFNETKTMDLNVIHKNDGNPKTHKELHNVYGLRMAEATYNGMKNLLKGKRTFVLTRAGFAGIQRYAAVWTGDNRSFWEHLQMSLPMVMNLGLSGVPLAGPDVGGFAHDSNGELLTRWMQVGAFTPYFRNHSVLGSVRQEPWSFGEKYEEIIKSYIRLRYEWMPQLYTLFAEANATGVPVMRPLLMEYPDDPQTWNISDQFMLGNNVIIAPVMQPGAVCRAVYLPEGDWVDYWTDQPVQGGTHHLASAGIETLPIFIKKGTALALTDAKLSASLPDQRLIIHLYYKEGSFSELEVYDDDGSTFSYEEGCYIKRRFAFEQRNNIVSVSFTDDGSFKPVWNEIELVIHGIEGEVSMKLDGQIKKSFEETAKTIAFRL